The stretch of DNA CCTGATAAGCTTCATTGGTATCGAGCAGACCAGCCTTGCGGGCGGCCAGGGTCTCGGCTTTGACCTGGGCGCGGGTCAGCGTGCTGTTGCCGCCATTGAGGAAGGTCTGGTCGAAGCTGGCTTCGTTGGTGTCGGCGGCGAAGCTGCTGCCGGCGGCCAGCAGGGCAACGGCGGCGAAGAGGGCTTTGGTGTTCATGGTGATGCTCCTGAAAGGAAGGTCGATGGAGCCATCTTAGTATTAAAAATTCCGATAAAAAAGCGCAATTATCTGCTCGGAATGATTCGTTT from Duganella dendranthematis encodes:
- a CDS encoding DUF4148 domain-containing protein, which translates into the protein MNTKALFAAVALLAAGSSFAADTNEASFDQTFLNGGNSTLTRAQVKAETLAARKAGLLDTNEAYQDVAYMAPRAKSAEVKAQLAAKTVAAGNTAH